AGAGGGTCTTAGCGAAGGAGTAGGGAAGTATGGAACGTATCTTCGGTCGGCCGATCGTGACGCAAGAGGAAATGCGTGCCAGGATACGTGAATTGGGCAAGCAGATTACGGCCGATTATACAGGGAAGGATTTCGTCTTGGTGGGGGTGCTGAAGGGGGCCTATGCCTTCTATGCCGATTTGGCCCGCGCAATCAGAATTCCCATGCGGGTGGATTTTCTTATGGTGACCAGTGATGGATCTCGATCAAAGAAGTCGGGCAAGGCAAAAAAGGTGACGGAGCTGACCGAAGACATCAAGGGGAAAGATGTGTTGCTGGTGG
This portion of the Nitrospirota bacterium genome encodes:
- the hpt gene encoding hypoxanthine phosphoribosyltransferase — encoded protein: MERIFGRPIVTQEEMRARIRELGKQITADYTGKDFVLVGVLKGAYAFYADLARAIRIPMRVDFLMVTSDGSRSKKSGKAKKVTELTEDIKGKDVLLVEDIVDSGLTAQHLVKTLAQKKPRSIKVCTLLSKPDGRTVDLVIDYVGFKIPNKYVVGYGLDYQQKYRNLPYLAVLDVEEEQE